In Paenibacillus protaetiae, the genomic stretch CGCTTTTCTCGCCAGAGATTTATGGCTCGCATTTATTGGCATTCAACTTTTTGTCCTGGCTTCCGCTATGCTGATCGGGATTTGGGGCGAAACGGGAAGAACCAAAACCGCCTGGCTTCTCGTCAACGGCATAAGCTCTGTACTGCTGCTTGCCGCGTTTGCTTTATTGATCAGCACGGCCGGCGCGCAGACAGACGCCGGGAGTTCCACGCCTCATACCGTTTATTCCGGCAGTTATGCGGCTTTGGCCAATAAGCTGGCCGATCCGCAAGGATGGAACGGCGATGCGACGGCGGGGCAAGACCCTTTTTCGATGGGGAACGGAATGAGCTGGATCATCTGCCTGCTGCTGCTTGGCGGTTTTGGCATTCGGTTTGCGGTATTTCCGCTGCATACTTGGCTGATTAAAGCGGTAACGGAAGCGCCGGTGCCCGTTGCGATGCTGATCGCGGGGAGCGCTGTTCCTTTTGGCGCTTATGGCATGCTCCGCTACGGCCTGCTGCTGTTCCCTGTGCAGGCACAGCAGCTTCAAGCCGGATTTGCGGCGTTTGGAGTAGTGATGCTCCTGTATGGCGCTGCACTCGCAGGAAGGCAGCAGTCGCTGCGTATGGGCATTGCTTATTCCGTGCTCGGAAGCTCCGGTATGGTGCTGCTTGGCTTTGCCGCTTTGAATGCGCTAGGTTTGCAAGGAGCGTTGTTCCTTCTCCTGTCGCAAGGGCTTGTCAGCGCCTTGCTGCTGCTGCTTGCCGGCGCAATCCAGGAACGGACAAGATCGGTATGGTTTAGCGGTCTGGGCGGTCTTGCGCGTCCTATGCCGTTTATTAGCGGCGCGTGGCTGGCCGGATCGCTGGCGCAGCTGGGCTTGCCGGGTTTGTCTTCTTTTATCGGCATTTTATTTGTGCTGCTAGGTCTGTTCGATGAGCTGCCTCTGTTTGCGGCTATTGCAGCGCTGGGGCTTTTGTTCGGCGCATGGGCGGCGGTACGCAGTGTAATGAGAGCATTTTACGGGCAGGCGCCCGACCGGATAACTGCAGCCCGGGATGCGAGGCTG encodes the following:
- a CDS encoding complex I subunit 4 family protein; the encoded protein is MAWLEHIPVLSIMVAAPLIGLLALLAVPKDRSRQLQFVAAAAMAVPFLLSLAIFGHNSASDPSALYSVERDWFRVDLPHTGSPTAAPSSIRFQYALGIDGISHPLVTVSALLGFMAAFASVYIKKRRKAYYGWLLLLESSLIGAFLARDLWLAFIGIQLFVLASAMLIGIWGETGRTKTAWLLVNGISSVLLLAAFALLISTAGAQTDAGSSTPHTVYSGSYAALANKLADPQGWNGDATAGQDPFSMGNGMSWIICLLLLGGFGIRFAVFPLHTWLIKAVTEAPVPVAMLIAGSAVPFGAYGMLRYGLLLFPVQAQQLQAGFAAFGVVMLLYGAALAGRQQSLRMGIAYSVLGSSGMVLLGFAALNALGLQGALFLLLSQGLVSALLLLLAGAIQERTRSVWFSGLGGLARPMPFISGAWLAGSLAQLGLPGLSSFIGILFVLLGLFDELPLFAAIAALGLLFGAWAAVRSVMRAFYGQAPDRITAARDARLIEAVPIIILLSFIVLLGCYPSIVTESFRHDMNELFGALFASKAGGG